GGCCGCCGGGAAGGGCAGGGCCAGGAGAGTGTTGCTCCTCCGCCGTGAACATGGCCATGCTTAGGTCGGGCTTACCACGCGGCCAACTATTAGAGAGACTAGTACAggaccgtttcttccttgggggCACGAGTGCACCTATGGCTATTTGTACGTAAGCATAGCGGTCGCTATGTGGACTCCGGACTTGAGCCGGGGCGCATTGCAGCGGTTCCATAGGGAGCGGTATTCCGAAGGTTTCATGAAGCTTCGGGGGCGTTTGTCCACTTTGCGTTTTCctgctgttttttttccttttcgtctttttttttcttctacGGTTTTTCATAACATTTTTTCTTTCCTCTTTTTTAATTAATAATCttaaaaaaaaattgaacatttttattaatgtcagtaacatttttcaaattttttgaacattttttaatctGCGAATAAAATTTTCAAATATGAGTACATTATTaaaattcacgaacattttttttacaaactgcatttttataaaaatctGTGGAAACCAAATTTTGTGATTTTaaaattcacgaacatttttcTGTGATGACCTCGGTTTTAGACGGGCGTTGCGATGGCATCCCCCGTTATTGAGTTTGTAGGTGTGGAGTGGTGGCTTTAGGTTGTGTGATGTATATTTTTGCCAAAACTTTGTTGAATAATTAAACAAATATGATTGTGTGCATCTTTTGATGGAGAAGTTCAGAATTTCAACttccttttctataaaaaagGACCATTCGTCCTCTAAACGATCCACTGATTTCTTGTTCAAATTGGTTGTAGAAGACTCTCGCTAAGGCCGTGGACACTGATGCTTTTTCTAAGATCATCTCCAAGATCCGCACATCTCCTATCGCCTTATGTCTTGCAACTACTCACCCGGGAACTGAAGATATTTTTCTTTGCCTGTTATCCTTGGCTTGCGCGTCTTGTAAGTGTTACAGAAAGAGAAGTGCTATGCACACGACAAACTATAGGCGATGCACGCATGATGGTTAAATCTGGCTGGACATACATATGATTAAGCAAGTTGCCGGCCACTGGATTGTTTTGTTGTCCATAAATCGTGCACTTGTATCGTGCATGGAGCAGTTCCGTTACAGAAACTTACTTTCATGTTTACGTTGTACTAACATTGTTGGATCTTTGTCATGttggctttatttataaagtcggACTATCAACTATTCTCTAAAAAAATCTTGGTGGATATATGAACACGTTAAACACCAAGAAGATGCGCTGCTTTGTTTTGAGACTGTTTAAGCTTATCTAATTAGGTAGGCTAGCCCTTTCGCTACTAGTATAATGTGGAGGTAGAGGGTGACGCCTGCCCACCATCATCGGATCACGCATTTGCCAAATTTATCCACTATCTTGGAAGCTTTAGCATTTCCCTTTCCAGTGACGATGATCCAACAGTATGTGCCGCCGCCTGTACGAGATGCGCGCATGACAGCACTCCACATTTGTTCACATCGTGTTTGACCCTGCGCCTTCTGACTTCTCATCTCTCCGAAccttcagcaacttgcacactcCCTTCATCCAATGCAGACCCTGGAAACTGAGAACAGATTATCGAGTCACATGCACTATACACTGCCCAATTAATCATAGCCGTCCACGtgctccctcctttccggtttatagggctcaacttaaaaatctcaccaaccaagatagATGATAAGCggtggaataatttttgtagtttgcaaaaccACTCAATTAATGTGCTtgttttcctcaaacaattgtgtttatcaatgcattaattgcagtgcatgcatgcataaagcacatgcattggtcaattttcttttaatacttacatgcaatgatttaatgcatcttgaaatctgaacatgtgatgggaaACAACCaaattaagccctataaaacggaaaaactaaaattttgagataagccttaTAAACCGAAAAGAAGGGAGTATCAATTTGCTCTCCATTCCGTCACTTCTTTGACCATCCTTCCGCATCCTTCTCGGGAACGATAAATACCCTACATCCATGAGTCTTCTTCACGGGCCTCTCTCTCTCTAGGCAACACCAATGGCTGCACCCTCCTTGTACCTGTACACGTACCTCCTCTCCTGCAACGTGATCACGCTGCTGCTCGTGGTCGTGCCCCCGTGCGCGGGGCTCGGGCTCGACACGGTGAGGGGCTTCCTCACCAGGGAGGAGGACACCGTCGTCTTCAGCCTCATCGAGAGGGCCAAGCACCCGCTGAACCTGCCAGCCTACGACGATCGCCCGTGCTTCGGCCCCGCCGGCCGCCATGGACGCCGCAACGGTTCCTTCGTCGAGCTCTTCGTCCGGGAGTCCGAGCAGATCCAGGCCAAGGTGCGGTAGTCCGATCGTTCGTTCGCGatggcatgcatgcatgatgCGATTCTCCTTATTGATCTCTCGTTCTCTTTCTTTGATTCTGGTGCCTGGCAGCTTTCAGTTCTTCTCTTTTCAACGCTCACTTGTCAATTGTTTTGGCCTGAGGACGACCTCTGCTGCAGTTATGGTCTGAGATGTTTTGACTTGAGCGTCTGAAAACTATGGTCAAACGTTAAATGCTCCCGGGAAGGTGTTGACTGAAAGCGATAATTAATATGCCCTCTGGTTCAGAATATAATCATATTTTATTGGAAAAAACTGGTAATATCAATTTAACATTGTTCATGCCTGTAATTTCTTGGATAATAATGGTGGTCAAACTTAAAAATGCTTGATTGACGGAAACTCTAAACCGGACCGAGTATATATATTGCAAAACCAGGTACTCCTTCCGATCAATATTACTTGTCGCAGTTTTAGTATAAATTTAATAATACGAAGGAAGTAGTTTGTTACTTTAAGCAAAAAGAAGACAAAGCGTAAGTATATTGCATTGGATTCGATTCACAGCAAAGCTATACCACACTCCGGGTTCTATTTTCTAAATGAAGACACGTTACCGTTGTGCTAGTGCTACAACTGCAGTAATTAAGCAACCTCACAAGTAACAAACCTGACGAGCTCTGGGACGTTTTTGCGCaggcaggaaggtaccaaagccAGCAGGAGGTCCCTTTCTTCCAACCCAGAGTGCCCTTCACGCTGGCGCCTCCATACAACTTCACCACTGTAAGCTTCCACTCCATGCATCTTCCATTGCCCAACAATGAACAAGCTCTACCGCCGTCTTACCGAAACCTCGTGCTACCGCAATGCAATCCAGGATCTGCATCCCGGAGCGGCGTCCGTGAACGTGAACGACGCCATATGGGGCATGTATTTCAACGAGCTTCTCCCTCAGCTGGCCAACAATGGCAGCGATGATGGCAACTACGCTGTGACCGCCGCGTCGGATCTCGCGTGCCTGCAGGTGATATGGAACGCCACATTGCATGTTTTTCTCTATATATACCCCAAATGCGCGTGATGATACAGTCCAATTTTATGTTGAATAATTCATCCTTCTCGCAGGCGCTCTCAAGGAGGATCAATTACGGGAGATACGTGGCAGAAGTGAAGTTCAGAGGAGACCAGCAAAGATACACAGCTTTGATTCGTTCAAAGGTACATGCTTCATCGATTATTTCATCTCACCGCCCAACAGTTAAACCAGTGTTGACATGATCATGTAGTATAACTGATCTTTTTAAGATGATCATAAATGGTCACCAGAATGCATGGTTCATGTAATAAGCAAAGTAAAATCTCTCGATTTTTATGCAGGACAAGGATGCTCTGATGAAACTGCTGACATCTCAAGCCCAAGAGGATGTGGTGAAGAGGAGGGTGGAGAAGAAGGCCATGGTGTTCGGCCAAGATGTGACCTTGAACGGACCAACTGAAACTGGTGACGACACCAGCAGCCAATCCAGTTTCAAAGTCGCCCCTTCGGTGGTTTACGAGTTGTATGACCGATGGGTGATCCCCTTGACAAAACAAGTGGAGGTCGAGTACCTTCTCCATCGTCtcgattgagccgagccgagacTCGATCTCAGCAAAGCTAACCTAATTTGTTCACAATTGTACACACTTCGTATTGTCGGTACATAATTATCATGTGAAGGGAGACAAACACAATAAGAAACATGCATATTTGTGAAGCTCGTGATCTGTTCAGAATGTTCCAACAGAGTGGATTGATGACAGTTGAAGCTAGTGGAAGAATGGCCAAAATATGCTTTGCATCTCTCATGTGCAAAGTACCAAATGGGAAGCCATACGAGCTTCTCTCAGCATGAACCGCTAACAGTTGCTAAGTTCTGGAATTGAGTCTACCAAGCCCAGGCTAACAGTTGCTAAGTTATACTCCCACCGTCACATATTAGTTGTCACTGAAACAGATGTATCTCGACATATttcagtgctagatacatccgtttAAGCGACAATTAATATGGGACGGGGGGAGAATTGAGTCTACCCAGCCCAGGCAACAACTTGCGTATAAGTTAGCCCCAAAATAGAAGACGTCCTACTTAAGTTCTGCGATTCCTTTATATGCTTACTTATGTTTTGGCATCTCAATTGCATGCACTGAGAACTCAGGCTTGCAAGTTTGATTGGTGCCTTCTGCCTCGGAGGTGACTCTCGAAATCAGATTGAGACGTGCACTTAGCATTGCAGATATCGCACATCCATCTTGACGCTTCAGTTCCCTTGCCATCTCCCTGCAGAGCTTCTATGTTCTGTTGGTGCCTTCTGCTTCGGAGGTGACTCGAGAGGTCAGATTGAGATTTGCAGTTAGCACTGCAGATGCTGCACATCCATCTTGACACTGGTGTCTGGTTATTGTCCGCAAGCTGGGGCATTTTCTTTTCATGCAGCCTTGCTTCACTTCCCTTGCCTTCTCCCTGAAAAGCTTCTACGTTCTGTTGGTGCCTTCTGCTTCGGAGGTGACTCGAGAGGTCAGATTGAGATTTGCAGTTAGCACTGCAGATGCTGCACATCCATTTTGACACTGGTGTCTGGTTATTGTCCGCAAGCTGGGGCATTTTCTTTTCATGCAGCCTTGCTTCACTTCCCTTGCCTTCTCCCTGAAAAGCTTctatgttctcttggtgccttctgcttcGGAGGTGACTCGAGAGGTCAGATTGAGATTTGCATTTAGCACTGCAGATGCTGCACATCCATCTTGACACTGGTTTCTGGTTATTTTCCGCAAGCTGGGGCATTTTCTTTTCATGCAGCCTTGGTTCACTTCCCTTGCCTTCTCCCTGAAAAGCTTCTATCTTCTTTTGGTGCCTTCTGCCTCGGAGGTGATTTTCGAGGTCAGATTGAGATGTGCAGTTCGCATCGCAGATGCTGCACAACCATGTTGACACTGGTTTCAGGTTCTTCTCCGGAGGCTGGGGCACTTCCCTTTCATGCAGCCTCGCTTCAGCTCCCTTGCCTTCTCCCTGCAGAGCTTCTATGTTCCTTTGGTGCCTTCTGCCTCTTAAGTGATTCTGTAAATCTGTTTCATTGTAGCAATTCGCGTCGCAGACGCTGCAAATCCATGATGGAGTTTCTGCACTCCGTTTCCTCTTCACCCCAGAAAGTGCCTGTTTGTGCCGCTTAGCCTGCTTAATAGAGTTCTTATTAGCATAAAATGGCATGACTAATCCCATTCTCCTCTACAACATACAGATCATATCGATTGAATATGAAGATATTACCACCTTTACCAGACAAACGTATACAAATTTCTGTACCACGAAAGATCTGCATAGATTAGAGTGAAATTCCCCTGATGTAACTAAAAAGGCAGTATTCTACTTAGAATGCACTTTATCTTGTTCTCTTCTCTATCATTCAACTTATGGTGTCAAGAAATTGGCAGTTTGGCACCATATGCAACTAGCAGATATATGTAGCTTTGTTTTACAGTTGAGCGTTTAAGCATTAATTGTTTGTAATCATCGTATTTAGAGAAGAGTATCTACAAGCCCCACAGTGTATTTTATCCACAATCTATACATTGAGGAGGCCCAGTTCACTTAACATATAAAAATGTCAAAGTGACATCATACGTAAATTATGTTGCTTGTTTTCAGAGCAAAGCACATCCTAAAATTTCAATCGCACTAATTGTAGAGCACTGTCACAAGACAAAGATTAGTCAGAAAAGTATTTAGATTAGATACTTGAAAATGATACAGGAGAAGTAAACTATTAAAACTTTAACTACTAATATCTTTCAAGATATTCAGATTACATACTTGTAAATAAAATGTGTGAATTTGTCTTGAAAAGTACTTTCACAGTGCACAGTTTTCTTGGAGCCATAAATATAATGTAGTGGAAAACAGTGGTTACAAAATGAGTTTTCAAGACTGTCGTCCAAAAGGAGCTTCCAGGGAATCAAATGGGATAGGAAGTGTCAAGCATATAACAACCATTAAAGGCCTAGGATCTACAAACCGTTGTAGCTCAGTAAGAACAAGGGTCACTTTTACTTGGAAATTGCACTGTGTACCATGTATTTGCGAGAAATGACGGATTTAAACAGATTTGTAAGTATGATCACACTACACCGCATTTCATAGCAGAAAATCCTACAAAGTGCAGGTGAAACCATACTCAAATAATGATTTTGATTGTACAATATGGTGCGATGTGATGTTTTCATAAAACCTGGTCCAACCTGTCATCGGTCATTAGTAGAATTTACTCATTTTCAGATGAAAGCATAGTTATCACTTCTATTGAAAGTCATAAGTAGAAACGCTGGGAACTCACAATTTTTGACAGTACAAAATCAGTATACTGACCGTCAAACAATTACAGAGGCTAGTTTCTCACAGAGGTCAATATTGCACAAATCAAAGGGCAAATGCCTCATAATCACTGTTCAAGAAATCTTCCGATTCAGCGATTTATCGTCCGATTTATCGCTACTCTTGGGGTGACCGATAAGATTATGCCTTATCTTCACTTTTTATCATTTGGGCCGATTTATCGCTATGACAAGCGATTTATCGGGAATCTACCGATAAATCGGGACTATTCATAGCACTATGTTTGCAAAAACTATGTTTATTTACGTTTTGTGGACCCTGTTACGCTATATGTAATGTTGACCTATTTTGTTTGCCATTATATGAGGATTCAAAGGCTAGGAATCACGGTAACACTTCTGCCAAATATTGTTTTGGTGTTGAATATAACATATTTTAGTGTTTGGAACTTGGGATTTGCAATAAAATGGCCG
This sequence is a window from Aegilops tauschii subsp. strangulata cultivar AL8/78 chromosome 7, Aet v6.0, whole genome shotgun sequence. Protein-coding genes within it:
- the LOC109757913 gene encoding uncharacterized protein; this encodes MRREKPLFHQTLAPAMELARRAAHRPDAGDIYGIPTPSPDAHTMIQELQRELLHEEIRQRIIVAELAKQQELEPEFRREFLYSDVDARFGQITMPHHGTSPLPHDEPLDVPASIERQPVKDRIEEWYRPPWCRPASENEPIVRAKRHKQALSGVKRKRSAETPSWICSVCDANCYNETDLQNHLRGRRHQRNIEALQGEGKGAEARLHEREVPQPPEKNLKPVSTWLCSICDANCTSQSDLENHLRGRRHQKKIEAFQGEGKGSEPRLHEKKMPQLAENNQKPVSRWMCSICSAKCKSQSDLSSHLRSRRHQENIEAFQGEGKGSEARLHEKKMPQLADNNQTPVSKWMCSICSANCKSQSDLSSHLRSRRHQQNVEAFQGEGKGSEARLHEKKMPQLADNNQTPVSRWMCSICSANCKSQSDLSSHLRSRRHQQNIEALQGDGKGTEASRWMCDICNAKCTSQSDFESHLRGRRHQSNLQA
- the LOC109757910 gene encoding chorismate mutase 2, cytosolic codes for the protein MAAPSLYLYTYLLSCNVITLLLVVVPPCAGLGLDTVRGFLTREEDTVVFSLIERAKHPLNLPAYDDRPCFGPAGRHGRRNGSFVELFVRESEQIQAKAGRYQSQQEVPFFQPRVPFTLAPPYNFTTDLHPGAASVNVNDAIWGMYFNELLPQLANNGSDDGNYAVTAASDLACLQALSRRINYGRYVAEVKFRGDQQRYTALIRSKDKDALMKLLTSQAQEDVVKRRVEKKAMVFGQDVTLNGPTETGDDTSSQSSFKVAPSVVYELYDRWVIPLTKQVEVEYLLHRLD